The following are encoded in a window of Microbacterium sp. LWO13-1.2 genomic DNA:
- a CDS encoding ABC transporter ATP-binding protein: MSSSPSSQNTSPSSTLSTPAALWRLKPFVKPVIWRLVGGAGSALVAAVIALMIPLVLEQIISGPVQSGEIGAIAWGAVAVFALAIGEAAMIWLRRWFVLNPATEVEYRMRTDLYSRLQTLPVSFHDRWQSGQLLSRMMQDIGLIRRWLAFGLVLLVVNVLTIIIGAVLLFRWHWLLGTIFLVTAIPLWIRGYLFEKRYGALTRRSQDQAGDLATSVEESVHGIRVLKAFGRGKHALSRFSRQAETLRETEMSKAGAIASIWFWLDLMPQIAFGLSLMTGIWLISQGAIDLPELFAFFAMATVLRWPIESIGFLFSFMLDARTATDRVFDIFSETNSITDPENPVHIANPRGELVFENAHFRYQDAGAHERDLLDGIDLVLRPGETMALVGLTGSGKTTLTTLPARLYDVTGGRVTLDGVDVRDLTLAELRQHIAMAFEDATLFSASVRENVLLGRAELDVHSEEAERVLREALDVAQAGFVDALPEGVETIIGEEGLSLSGGQRQRLALARAVAANPRVLVLDDPLSALDVDTEALVEEALRHVLAETTALVVAHRPSTVALADRVALLERGKVTAVGTHSELLRSSSHYRHVISSLEAEEAARTGAIPIIRDEADASEEDDLPEEELTIEEEVQA; this comes from the coding sequence ATGTCTTCCTCGCCTTCTTCGCAGAACACTTCGCCTTCGTCCACCCTCTCCACACCCGCCGCACTCTGGCGGCTCAAGCCGTTCGTGAAGCCGGTCATCTGGCGACTCGTCGGCGGTGCCGGCAGTGCACTCGTCGCCGCCGTCATCGCGTTGATGATCCCGCTCGTGCTCGAGCAGATCATCAGCGGTCCTGTCCAGTCCGGTGAGATCGGCGCCATCGCGTGGGGCGCTGTGGCGGTCTTCGCCCTCGCCATCGGAGAAGCGGCCATGATCTGGCTGCGCCGCTGGTTCGTGCTGAACCCGGCGACCGAGGTCGAGTACCGCATGCGGACCGACCTCTACTCCCGGCTGCAGACGCTGCCCGTGTCGTTCCACGACCGCTGGCAGTCAGGGCAGCTGCTCAGCCGCATGATGCAGGACATCGGTCTGATCCGCCGCTGGTTGGCATTCGGCCTGGTGCTGCTGGTCGTGAACGTGCTCACGATCATCATCGGCGCCGTGCTGCTGTTCCGCTGGCACTGGTTGCTGGGAACGATCTTCCTCGTCACGGCGATTCCGCTCTGGATCCGGGGATACCTGTTCGAGAAGCGCTACGGCGCGCTCACACGACGCAGCCAGGACCAGGCAGGCGACCTCGCGACCAGCGTCGAAGAGAGCGTGCACGGCATCCGGGTGCTGAAGGCGTTCGGACGCGGCAAGCACGCGCTCAGCCGCTTCAGCCGTCAGGCCGAGACGCTCCGCGAGACCGAGATGAGCAAGGCCGGGGCCATCGCCTCGATCTGGTTCTGGCTCGACCTGATGCCGCAGATCGCGTTCGGTCTCAGCCTGATGACGGGCATCTGGCTGATCTCGCAGGGCGCCATCGATCTCCCCGAGCTGTTCGCGTTCTTCGCGATGGCGACCGTGCTGCGCTGGCCGATCGAGTCGATCGGCTTCCTGTTCTCGTTCATGCTCGACGCCCGCACGGCAACCGACCGCGTCTTCGACATCTTCTCCGAGACGAACTCGATCACCGACCCGGAGAACCCGGTGCACATCGCGAACCCCCGTGGTGAGCTGGTGTTCGAGAACGCGCACTTCCGGTATCAGGATGCGGGAGCCCACGAGCGCGACCTGCTCGACGGCATCGACCTGGTGCTGCGTCCGGGCGAGACGATGGCGCTCGTCGGCCTCACCGGCAGCGGCAAGACGACGCTGACGACGCTCCCGGCTCGCCTCTACGACGTCACCGGCGGGCGCGTCACGCTCGACGGCGTGGACGTGCGCGACCTGACACTCGCCGAGCTGCGCCAGCACATCGCGATGGCTTTCGAGGATGCGACCTTGTTCTCGGCATCCGTGCGGGAGAACGTGCTGCTCGGCCGGGCCGAGCTCGACGTGCACAGCGAAGAGGCCGAACGCGTGTTGCGCGAGGCGCTGGATGTCGCCCAGGCAGGTTTCGTCGACGCACTCCCTGAGGGCGTGGAGACGATCATCGGCGAGGAGGGGCTCAGCCTCTCCGGCGGACAGCGTCAGCGTCTCGCCCTCGCTCGCGCTGTCGCGGCGAACCCGCGGGTGCTCGTGCTCGATGATCCTCTCTCGGCCTTGGACGTCGACACCGAGGCGCTCGTCGAGGAAGCCCTGCGGCACGTCCTCGCCGAGACGACGGCACTGGTCGTCGCGCACCGCCCGTCGACGGTGGCGCTCGCCGATCGGGTAGCGCTGCTCGAACGAGGAAAGGTCACCGCGGTCGGCACGCACTCCGAACTGCTGCGGTCCAGTTCCCACTACCGGCACGTGATCTCCAGCCTCGAAGCGGAAGAGGCTGCACGCACCGGTGCCATCCCGATCATCCGAGACGAGGCCGATGCATCCGAAGAGGATGATCTGCCCGAAGAAGAACTGACCATCGAAGAGGAGGTGCAGGCATGA